The following DNA comes from Jatrophihabitans sp..
AAAGCCGAAATCGCGCAAGGCCCACACGGCTGCCTCACGGGATGATCCGACGCCGAAGTTCTCTCCGGCCACCAGAACCGAGGCGCCGCGATAGCGCGGATGGTCCAGCACGAACGCCGGATCGGCTCGCCAGTCGGCGAACAAACCATCGGCGAAACCGGCGCGTGCCGTATTGGTGCAGAAGCGCGCTGGAATGATCTGGTCGGTGTCGACGTCGCTGCGGCGCAGCGGCACCGCGGTGCCGGTATGCACGCTGAACTGAATCATGACCCTTGCCTCACAGGTCATCCGGCGCGGCGAGCCGGCCGACCACTGCGGTGGCGGCGGCGACCGGTGGCGACACCAGATGGGTGCGCCCGCCGGCGCCTTGCCTGCCTTCGAAATTACGGTTGGTGGTGGAGGCCGCGCGCCGGCCGGGTGCCAAGCGGTCCTCGCCCAGCGCCACGCACATCGAGCAGCCGGGCGCTGGGCGGAAGTCGGCGCCAGCCGCGGCAAACACGCTGTCGAGCCCTTCTGCCACAGCCTGCTGCCGAACCCGGGCCGAGCCGGCGACGATCACCATGTCCACCGCCACCTGGCGGCCTTGCAGCACCTGGGCTGCGGCCCGCAGATCCTCGATCCGGGAGTTAGTGCACGATCCGAGGAACACCATATCCACCGCGATATCCCGCATCGCGGTGCCGGGGCGCAGATCCATGTACCGAAGTGCCCGCTCAGCCATGGCCCGTTCGTCTGGGTCATCCAGCTCCGCCGGGTCCGGGATCTGACCGTCGATGGGCACGCACTGACTCGGATTGGTGCCCCACGAGACGTTCGGGCCGATCGAAGAGGCGTCCAGCGCCAGCTCGCTGTCGAACCGGGCGTCGGCGTCGGTGCACAGGTCCGCCCAGCGGTCTCGATCGGCCCCGGTCACCCGGGCCACCCCTTTGAGATAGGCCGCCGTCATCTCATCGGGTGCGACCATGCCGGCTCGGGCGCCCATCTCGACAGCCAGGTTGCACACGGTCATCCGGCCTTCCATGGACAGTCTGGCGACCGTGTCGCCGCGGTACTCGACCAGATGGCCCTGACCTGCCGCGGTGCCCGCCTTGGTGATCACCGCAAGCGCCAAGTCCTTGGCGGTCGTGCCGGCCGGCAGCGAGCCGCTCACCGTGACCGCCATGTTCCGCGGCCGAGCCATCATGAGGACCTGGGTGGCGAGCACTTGCTCGACCTGGCTCGTCCCGATGCCGAAGGCAAGCGCCCCGAATGCTCCCAGAGTGGTGGTGTGCGAATCGCAGCAGACGATCGTCATGCCGGGACGCACCAAGCCGAGCTCGGGCGCGATCACGTGCACGATGCCCTGGGACAGCTGGCCCAGGCGGTGCAGGGGAATCCCGAACTCCGCGCAGTTGTCGGCCATCACCCGGCGTGAGTTACGCCGGACCGGATCC
Coding sequences within:
- the leuC gene encoding 3-isopropylmalate dehydratase large subunit; the encoded protein is MTGQTMASKIWQSHVVRQEGAGTDLLYIDLQLLHEVNTPQAFDSLRAAGRNVRRPELTVGTEDHTTPTVLAEDSDPVRRNSRRVMADNCAEFGIPLHRLGQLSQGIVHVIAPELGLVRPGMTIVCCDSHTTTLGAFGALAFGIGTSQVEQVLATQVLMMARPRNMAVTVSGSLPAGTTAKDLALAVITKAGTAAGQGHLVEYRGDTVARLSMEGRMTVCNLAVEMGARAGMVAPDEMTAAYLKGVARVTGADRDRWADLCTDADARFDSELALDASSIGPNVSWGTNPSQCVPIDGQIPDPAELDDPDERAMAERALRYMDLRPGTAMRDIAVDMVFLGSCTNSRIEDLRAAAQVLQGRQVAVDMVIVAGSARVRQQAVAEGLDSVFAAAGADFRPAPGCSMCVALGEDRLAPGRRAASTTNRNFEGRQGAGGRTHLVSPPVAAATAVVGRLAAPDDL